Proteins encoded in a region of the Leptolyngbya sp. CCY15150 genome:
- a CDS encoding bifunctional acetate--CoA ligase family protein/GNAT family N-acetyltransferase: MTTLRPLTPTTDPAYDILRADRQPLNAIFNPQTVAVIGATDREGSVGRTILWNLIRTPFGGTVLPVNPKRSNVLGIKAYPDIASIPDAVDLAIIVTPAPTVPGLIRDCAQAGVKGVIVISAGFKEAGAPGLVLEEEIRQQLKTSQMRLIGPNCLGIMNPRTGLNATFANAMARPGNVGFISQSGALCTAVLDWSFPENVGFSAFISVGSMLDVDWGDLIYYLGDDPHTHSIVIYMESIGNASSFLSAAREVALTKPIIVIKTGRTEAAAKAAASHTGSLAGSDDVLDAAFRRCGVLRIERISEMFDLAEVLSKQDRRPKGPKLAIITNAGGPGVLATDALIRTGGQLATLSDQTIAALNEILPPHWSHGNPIDILGDAEPERYAKALEVAVNDPNSDGLLVILTPQAMTDPSRTAECLKPYAQTASKPIMASWMGGDEVTAGELMLNQSSIPTYRFPDAAARLFNLMWCYSYNLKGIYETPVLPEDSDAEAPDRALVNQILTAARQANRTLLTESESKQILAAYHIPIVQTGTATHAEDAVQWAEQLGYPVVLKLLSNTITHKTDVGGVQLNLTDADAVRWAYQTIERNVQEKVGEGHFHGVTVQPMITLEGGYELIIGSSIDPQFGPVLVFGTGGQLVEVFRDRAIALPPLNTTLARRMIEQTQIYKALQGVRGRLPVDLDALEKLLVRFSYLVVEQPWIQEIDINPLFARPMPADSVSGSSLIALDARVVLHPADVPTDELPKPAIRPYPTQYTSPWTMRDDTPVIIRPIRPEDEPLIVQFHTTLSEESVYLRYFNIMKLSRRIAHERLTRICFIDYDREMALVADYKDPETGHHTILGVARLSKQHGVNEAEFAMLVNDASQRQGLGTELLSRLIQIARNEKVGRVTAQILNENQPMQRVCEKVGFSLERSPDLVKAYIDL, encoded by the coding sequence ATGACGACGCTTAGGCCACTGACGCCCACAACTGACCCCGCCTACGATATCCTCCGTGCCGATCGCCAACCGCTCAACGCCATCTTCAACCCCCAAACGGTGGCGGTGATTGGCGCAACCGATCGCGAAGGTAGTGTAGGCCGCACGATTCTTTGGAACTTAATTCGCACGCCCTTTGGAGGAACGGTTCTTCCCGTCAATCCCAAACGCAGTAATGTGCTGGGCATCAAGGCCTACCCAGATATTGCCTCCATCCCGGATGCCGTTGATCTAGCCATTATTGTCACCCCTGCGCCCACCGTACCTGGATTGATTCGAGACTGTGCCCAGGCAGGTGTTAAAGGCGTGATTGTCATTTCGGCAGGCTTCAAGGAAGCTGGCGCGCCTGGTCTGGTTTTAGAGGAAGAGATTCGCCAGCAACTGAAGACGAGCCAGATGCGGTTGATTGGGCCAAACTGCCTGGGGATTATGAACCCACGCACAGGTCTGAATGCCACCTTTGCCAACGCCATGGCTCGCCCTGGTAATGTGGGCTTTATTAGCCAAAGTGGTGCTCTCTGCACCGCCGTGCTGGACTGGAGCTTTCCCGAAAATGTGGGCTTCAGTGCGTTTATCTCCGTTGGCTCCATGCTGGATGTGGATTGGGGCGACCTGATCTACTACCTCGGTGATGATCCCCACACCCACAGCATCGTCATTTACATGGAATCGATCGGCAATGCCAGCTCCTTCCTGTCCGCTGCGCGGGAAGTGGCGTTGACGAAACCGATTATTGTCATCAAAACCGGGCGCACGGAAGCCGCTGCCAAAGCTGCTGCCTCCCATACGGGATCTCTCGCTGGGAGTGATGACGTCCTCGATGCTGCCTTCCGCCGCTGTGGCGTTTTGCGGATTGAGCGCATTTCCGAAATGTTTGACCTAGCCGAGGTGCTGTCGAAGCAAGATCGACGACCTAAAGGGCCAAAACTGGCGATCATTACCAATGCGGGCGGCCCCGGCGTCCTAGCAACAGACGCCCTGATTCGCACCGGCGGACAGCTTGCAACCCTGTCGGATCAAACCATTGCGGCGCTTAATGAGATCCTGCCGCCCCACTGGAGCCACGGCAATCCCATCGACATCCTCGGGGATGCTGAACCGGAACGCTATGCCAAGGCCCTAGAGGTAGCTGTGAATGATCCCAACAGCGATGGTCTCTTGGTGATCCTCACGCCCCAGGCCATGACCGATCCTAGCCGCACGGCTGAATGCCTAAAGCCCTACGCCCAGACGGCCAGTAAACCAATTATGGCCAGTTGGATGGGGGGAGATGAGGTCACCGCTGGGGAGCTGATGCTGAACCAGTCCAGCATTCCCACCTATCGTTTCCCGGATGCGGCCGCGCGGTTGTTCAACCTGATGTGGTGCTATAGCTATAACCTCAAGGGCATCTACGAAACGCCGGTCTTGCCGGAAGATTCAGATGCAGAGGCTCCCGATCGCGCCCTCGTGAACCAAATTCTCACGGCGGCCCGCCAGGCCAACCGCACCTTGCTGACCGAATCGGAATCCAAGCAAATCCTGGCGGCCTACCACATCCCCATTGTGCAAACGGGGACGGCTACCCACGCAGAGGATGCCGTTCAATGGGCTGAGCAACTGGGCTATCCCGTTGTTCTCAAGCTGTTGTCCAATACCATTACCCACAAAACCGACGTGGGCGGCGTGCAGCTCAACTTAACCGATGCCGATGCCGTGCGTTGGGCCTACCAAACCATTGAACGGAATGTCCAGGAAAAGGTGGGCGAAGGGCATTTCCATGGGGTGACGGTTCAGCCCATGATTACCCTAGAAGGTGGCTATGAGCTGATCATCGGCAGCAGCATTGATCCCCAATTTGGCCCCGTCTTGGTCTTTGGTACCGGCGGGCAGTTGGTGGAGGTCTTCCGCGATCGCGCCATTGCCCTACCGCCCCTGAATACCACCTTGGCTCGCCGCATGATCGAGCAAACTCAGATCTACAAAGCCCTACAAGGGGTACGGGGTCGTCTGCCGGTGGATCTCGATGCCCTAGAGAAACTGCTGGTGCGCTTCAGTTATCTAGTGGTCGAGCAGCCCTGGATTCAGGAAATCGACATTAATCCGCTGTTCGCTCGCCCCATGCCCGCCGATAGTGTATCTGGATCCTCGTTGATTGCCCTGGATGCACGGGTGGTGCTGCATCCTGCTGATGTGCCCACGGACGAACTGCCCAAGCCAGCCATTCGTCCGTACCCGACGCAGTATACGAGTCCTTGGACGATGCGGGATGATACGCCGGTGATCATTCGCCCCATTCGTCCTGAAGATGAGCCGTTGATTGTGCAGTTCCACACCACGCTTTCCGAGGAAAGTGTCTACCTGCGCTATTTCAACATCATGAAGCTGAGTCGGCGCATTGCCCATGAACGCCTGACCCGCATTTGCTTCATCGACTACGATCGCGAAATGGCTTTGGTGGCGGACTACAAGGATCCAGAAACAGGACACCACACCATTTTGGGCGTAGCGCGGCTGAGTAAACAGCATGGCGTGAATGAGGCAGAGTTTGCCATGTTGGTGAATGATGCATCCCAGCGCCAGGGCTTGGGCACCGAGCTGCTCAGTCGCCTAATCCAAATTGCTCGGAATGAAAAAGTTGGGCGGGTGACGGCCCAAATTCTCAACGAAAACCAGCCCATGCAGCGGGTTTGCGAGAAGGTGGGATTCAGTCTAGAGCGATCGCCCGATTTGGTGAAAGCCTATATTGATCTGTGA
- a CDS encoding SH3 domain-containing protein has translation MRLLGLIKFLLGFFLAIALLFVAGVGATRYLITKLTAVPERPVFANDGEASDPAPEAEAPPEVFADVPEEPDPSAVEEDEPDELDEEGYTAIVTQPIGLILREDPDQESRRITGLAYNTEVEILGESDTQEWLRVRLPGSGIEGWVRAGNTTPAN, from the coding sequence ATGCGCCTGCTTGGACTGATTAAATTTTTACTGGGCTTTTTCTTGGCGATCGCTCTCCTCTTCGTAGCTGGAGTTGGAGCGACCCGATATCTGATTACCAAACTAACGGCCGTGCCGGAGCGTCCTGTGTTTGCCAACGATGGCGAAGCAAGCGACCCAGCCCCCGAAGCTGAAGCGCCTCCGGAGGTCTTTGCGGATGTGCCGGAGGAGCCCGATCCGTCCGCTGTTGAGGAGGACGAGCCTGACGAATTGGATGAAGAGGGCTACACAGCGATCGTCACCCAGCCCATTGGCCTAATCCTGCGCGAAGACCCTGACCAAGAATCTCGCCGCATCACCGGCCTTGCCTACAACACCGAAGTGGAAATTTTGGGCGAAAGCGATACCCAAGAATGGCTGCGAGTGCGGCTACCGGGTAGTGGCATTGAAGGTTGGGTGCGCGCTGGTAACACCACACCGGCCAACTAA
- a CDS encoding AAA family ATPase, protein MTFRDEFELLLRARYPLIYIPTVEEERVEQAIADCAKQQGNRSIYTWDFVDGYQGNPNDTGFGRRNPLQALELIEKLPASAPAIFILRDFHRFLDDVSISRKLRNLMRLLKSQPKNLVIVAPQITIPDDLRDAFTVLEFSLPNAEEISEEIQRLMVGLGQRLSDTVLDDLVRASQGLSLERIRRVLARAIASHGQLLLEDVDLVLEEKRQTIRQTQILDFYPAQEEMSDIGGLDNLKDWLLRRGNAFSDKARQYGLPYPRGLLLVGIQGTGKSLTAKAIAHHWHLPLLRLDVGRLFAGLVGESESRTRQMVQLAEALAPCILWIDEIDKAFTGLDGRSDGGTTSRVFGTFITWMAEKRSPVFVVATANNIQALPPELLRRGRFDEIFFVGLPTQEERNAIFTVHLSRLRSHTLKTYDLDRLAYETPDFSGAEIEQILIEAMHIGFSQNRDFTTDDILEAASQIVPLARTAQEQIQALQDWAAAGKARLASRGGLGPRISP, encoded by the coding sequence ATGACTTTTCGTGACGAATTTGAACTGCTCCTGCGGGCCCGCTATCCCCTAATCTACATCCCAACGGTGGAGGAAGAACGGGTTGAGCAAGCGATCGCTGACTGTGCTAAGCAGCAGGGCAATCGCAGCATCTACACCTGGGATTTTGTCGATGGCTACCAGGGCAATCCCAATGATACGGGCTTTGGGCGGCGCAATCCCCTACAGGCGCTAGAGCTGATTGAAAAGCTACCGGCCTCGGCTCCAGCTATTTTTATTCTGCGGGACTTCCATCGCTTTTTGGATGATGTGTCTATTTCCCGCAAATTGCGGAATCTGATGCGGTTGCTCAAGTCTCAGCCCAAGAATCTGGTGATCGTCGCGCCTCAGATTACCATCCCCGATGACCTGCGTGATGCGTTTACGGTGCTGGAATTTTCGTTACCCAATGCCGAGGAAATTTCGGAGGAAATCCAGCGGCTGATGGTGGGTCTGGGGCAACGGCTCAGCGATACGGTGCTCGATGACCTAGTGCGGGCCAGTCAGGGGCTGTCCCTCGAACGCATTCGTCGGGTCTTGGCTAGGGCGATCGCGTCCCATGGGCAACTGCTGCTCGAGGATGTGGACTTGGTGCTGGAGGAAAAGCGTCAGACCATTCGCCAAACCCAAATTCTCGACTTTTACCCCGCCCAGGAAGAGATGTCCGACATTGGCGGACTGGATAACCTCAAAGACTGGCTGCTGCGGCGCGGCAATGCTTTTTCAGACAAGGCTCGTCAGTATGGCCTGCCCTATCCTCGCGGGTTGCTGCTGGTGGGCATTCAGGGTACCGGGAAATCCCTCACGGCTAAAGCGATCGCCCACCACTGGCACCTGCCCTTGCTGCGGTTGGACGTGGGGCGGCTGTTTGCAGGCTTGGTGGGAGAATCGGAGTCTCGCACCCGGCAAATGGTGCAGCTAGCCGAAGCCCTGGCCCCCTGCATCCTGTGGATTGATGAAATTGACAAGGCCTTTACGGGACTAGACGGCCGTAGCGATGGCGGTACCACCAGCCGCGTCTTTGGCACATTTATCACCTGGATGGCCGAGAAGCGATCGCCCGTCTTCGTCGTCGCCACGGCCAATAATATCCAGGCCCTGCCGCCAGAACTACTGCGCCGGGGGCGCTTCGATGAAATCTTCTTTGTGGGGCTGCCCACCCAGGAGGAGCGTAACGCGATCTTTACGGTTCACCTGTCTCGCTTGCGATCGCATACCCTTAAAACCTACGATCTCGATCGCCTCGCCTATGAAACCCCCGACTTTTCCGGTGCAGAAATCGAGCAGATCCTGATCGAAGCGATGCACATTGGCTTCAGCCAAAACCGCGACTTCACCACCGATGACATTCTCGAAGCCGCTAGCCAAATCGTGCCCCTAGCCCGCACCGCCCAAGAGCAAATTCAGGCTCTACAAGACTGGGCCGCTGCTGGCAAAGCTCGCCTAGCCTCCCGAGGTGGACTGGGCCCTCGCATCTCACCCTAG